The genomic region AGCTCATCTCCTTCTCTGCCGACAACAAGACGGTTACATCGCTTCTGATCAAAGGCAATTTCCCTCCCGTTCGCAGGCTCTTTCCCGAAACCGTGGAAAACTATGCGGTTGTTAATACCAACGACCTCATCGAAGCGACCAACCGTGTTGGGCTTGTGCTTGAGCGCGAGGCAGCGCTGCGTTTCAGCTTCCGAGAGGGAACCGTCACGCTTGAGGCAGCCGGCTCTGAGGCCGCACAGGCGTCCGAGACAATTGATGTTCACTTGGTCGGTGACGACACCGTCGTTTCGTTGAAGCCACAGTTCTTGCTTGACGGATTGCGTTCAGCTCACTCTGAATACGCTCGCATTTCGTTTACCAAAACTGACAACCCAAACAAGCCTGGCCCAGTGCTCATTACGAGCCAGACCAGTCGCGACGAGGCAGGGCTCGACAGCTACAAGTATCTGTTGCAGCCAAACCTCCTGCTGAGATAGTTGGGTTCAGGCCGGGGTTGGAACAAATCGGCGCAATACGAACCGGAGTTGGCGAGGTCACATGAGAGTCACGCACCTCAGCGTTGCTGATTATCGCAATTATGTGACCGCCGAACTCGCGTTGCGGCCAGGACCGAACCTGTTAGTCGGTCGCAACGGCCAGGGAAAGACCAACTTGGTCGAAGCGATCGGCTATTTTTCGACACTGACTTCCCACCGAGTGAGTGGAGACCAAGCCCTTATTCGTAAGGGCTGCGACTCGGCGATTGTGCGAATGCGTATTGCTCATCTCGAGCGAGACGTCTTGCTCGAACTGCAGATCAATAGGTCTGGGGCGAACCGCGCGCAGGTAAATCGCGGGCCAAGTAAGCCTCGGGAATTGCCCCGTTATTTTTCGAGCATCCTGTTTGCTCCAGAAGATCTCAGTATCGTTCGGGGTGACCCCTCGCTTCGGCGCCGGTTTATGGATGAGCGGATTATTGCCGACTCCCCACGCATGATCAGTGTCCTTTCGGATTATGATCGCGTCGTTAAACAACGAAACACGCTCCTCAAATCGGCGCGCGCTACTGGTATGAAGGCCGATCAGCTCTCAACCTTGGACGTATGGGATGAGCGGCTCGTTGCGCTCGGTTCCGAAATTATCGATGCGAGAACGGCGCTTATCCGCGAGCTCGCCGACCCCGTTCGCCGCGCGTATGAGCACATCGCCCACGACGACCACTCCCCTACGCTGACCATCATTCGCAGCATTGATGGTGCGATCGATTCGGACGGCCAATCGGGGTCTGCATCCAGCCAGGCTTCCTCGATCCAGCCGCCAACCAATCTGGCCGTTCAGACAACGGCCGATCGGTTTCGGGCGGCGCTTCGCGAATTGCGAAGCAAAGAAATTGATCGGGCGATTACGCTTGTTGGGCCGCACCGTGACGATCTCTTTCTTGAACTCAACGGTCTTCCCGTCAAGGGCTACGCGAGCCACGGTGAATCCTGGTCGTATGCGCTTGCTCTTCGCCTTGCCTCAGCCCAGCGAGTCCGAGAACGAAGTAACACAGGAGACCCCGTTCTCATTCTCGACGACGTGTTTGCCGAGTTGGATGTTCGGCGACGCGAGCGCCTCTTGAGCGCAATCTCAACATACGAGCAGGTCATCGTCACCGCTGCGGTTGCCGACGATGTTCCGGATGGTTTCACGTGGAACACTGTGCATATCCACGGTGGCTCGATTCTTGAATCGGCACACGAGGGGATGCGTCCGCAGCAGATTGGTCAGCCGGCCGGGTCGGCGGCCGCTGCATCGACCATCATTGGTGATCCAACGGTTGAGAGTCAATAGTGTCGAACCAGCAGCTACCTGGCGAAGAGAATGCCCCGCACCGAAGCGACGACGATACAGTGCCAGCAGCACGCCCGTCGACGTCGGTACCGGCGCACGACGATGACGAACCGACACGCCTCTACTTGCATCTCAAAGAAGTTTGGTCGGGTCGGAGGCAACAAAAGCGGCGCAACGCTCGAACGATTGATCCGAGCGATTCCGTTCCATTCGGGAAAGGGCGAGATCCTCATTCCCTCGGCTCAACGCTTGGGAACCTCACCGACCAGCTGGGATGGTCACCTCAGCTCTCGCAATCTGAAGTCCTGCTTGGATGGCCGGCCGTGGTTGGGCCTGAGCTTGCCGACCACGCGACGGCCGTTGACCTTGCCGACGGTGTGCTTATGGTCCAGTGTGATTCGACAGCGTGGGCAACGCAGCTCCGATTGATGCGATCAAATATCCTCGAGCGCCTCGCGAACGAGTACCCAGATGCAAAGGTGGAATCGATACGTTTCATCGGCCCCGACGTACCATCCTGGAAACATGGCTTCAGATCAGTTCCAGGGCGCGGTCCGCGCGATACCTACGGCTAAGGACACAAAATAGGTCACCGTTGAAATAAACGGGCCTTAGAGGGCCGAATAGCCCATAATTCTCAGCTTAACTTGATAGGGTTAACAGTCGGATGTTCCATGTCAGGAGAAACGTTTCTATATGAGTCCCGAAGCTAAACCGGATCAGACTGAAAACGAATACGGAGCCGGAGATATCCAGGTTCTTGAAGGACTCGAGGCGGTACGCAAACGCCCGGGTATGTACATCGGCTCTACCGGGCCGCGTGGTCTTCACCACCTCGTTTACGAAATTGTTGATAACTCGGTTGACGAGGCGCTTGCCGGTCACTGTGATCACATCGAAATCACGATCCTCAAAGACGGCGCCGTTCGCGTTGTTGACAACGGTCGAGGCATCCCCGTCGACATCCACCCGGTCGAGAAGAAATCGACGGTTGAAGTCGTTCTCACCATCCTGCACGCCGGTGGAAAATTCGGCGGCGGCGGATACGCGGTTTCCGGTGGTCTGCACGGTGTTGGTAGCTCCGTCGTGAACGCCCTGTCAACCAACCTCGAGGTTGAGGTCCGACGCCAAGGTAACGTCTATCGCCAGCGCTTTAGCATTGGTGTTCCCGACGCACCGCTCGAAAAGGGCGAGGCATCCGACGAGACCGGAACAACCATTACCTTCTGGCCAAGCCCAGACATCTTTGAGACGGTTGAGTTCGACTACGACACGCTCCGCAACCGTTTCCAGCAGATGGCGTTCCTAAATAAGGGTCTGCGCATCTCTCTCAGCGACGAGCGCGTTGTTGAGGTTGAAGAGGGCGAAGAAGAGCCAAAGCCCCGCAGCGATGTCTTCCACTACGAGAAGGGCCTCGTCGACTACGTTGAGTTCCTTAACAAAGCCAAGCGCGCCGACATCGTGAACGAAGAGATTATCTCGTTTGAGCTTGAAGACCCAGAGAAGAAGATTGCTCTTGAGGTTGCCATGCAGTGGACGACCTCGTACACCGAGAGCGTGCACACCTACGCAAACACGATCAATACTCACGAGGGTGGAACCCACGAAGAGGGCTTCCGCGCTGCGCTGACGACACTCGTCAACAAGTATGCGCGCGAGAAAAATATCCTTCGCGAAAAAGACGACAACCTGTCCGGCGACGACGTGCGCGAGGGCCTCACCGCCGTCGTATCGATTAAGCTCGGCGAGCCCCAGTTTGAAGGTCAGACGAAGACCAAGCTTGGCAACACCGAGGCAAAGGCATTTGTTCAGAAGGTAACGGGCGATCAGCTCGGCGACTGGTTCGGTCGTAACCCCATCGCGGCCAAAGAAATTATCCGTAAAGCCGTTCAAGCAGCAACCGCCCGTATGGCAGCCAGAAAAGCCCGCGAAACCGCGCGCCGCAAGGGGTTGCTTGAGGGCGGCGGAATGCCAGGAAAGCTCAAAGACTGCCAGTCGAAAGACCCGTCAATCTCTGAGATTTTCATTGTTGAGGGTGACTCGGCCGGCGGTTCAGCCGTTCAGGGCCGCAACCCAGAGACGCAGGCCATTCTTCCGCTGCGAGGCAAGATCCTCAACGTTGAGAAGGCGCGCCTCGATCGCGCACTCGGAAACGCCGAGGTTCAGGCAATGATCACTGCCTTCGGTGCGGGAATCGGTGACGAATTTGATCCGGAAAAGGCCAGGTACCACAAGATCGTTCTCATGGCCGACGCCGATGTTGACGGTCAGCACATCACCACCCTGCTGCTCACGCTGCTCTTCCGTTACATGCGCCCGCTGATCGACCAGGGGTACGTCTACCTGGCCCAGCCGCCGCTGTACCGCCTCAAGTGGTCAAACGCCGAACACGAATATGTGTACAGCGACGAAGAGCGCGACGACCGTCTGGTCAAGGGACAGGCCGCAGGCCGACGCATCCCGAAAGACAACGGAATTCAGCGGTACAAGGGTCTTGGCGAGATGGACTACAAGGAGCTGTGGGAAACCACGATGGCACCTGAGACCCGCACGCTGCTGCAGGTCACACTCGACGACGCGGTAGCAGCCGACACCATTTTCTCCACCCTCATGGGTGAAGACGTGGAAAGCCGTCGAACATTTATTCAGCAGAACGCGAAGGATGTGCGGTTCCTCGACATCTAGACGGGCTACGGATGCTGGACCCACGAAGGGCCCCCGACATCCACTCCCCCACCTGATCGTTTGGAATACACGACTCGACCCCTAGTGACGAGTGAGAAGAGACATGGCAGAAGAAATCACAGCAGCACACGACCACGGCAAGATCAACCAGGTAGACCTGCAGCTCGAAATGCAGCGCAGCTACCTCGACTACGCAATGAGCGTGATCGTTGGACGAGCTCTTCCTGAGGTTCGTGACGGGCTGAAGCCCGTACACCGCCGCGTAATTTACGCGATGTACGACGGCGGTTACCGCCCAGACCGTGCATTCTCGAAGTGCGCCCGTGTGGTTGGCGACGTCATGGGTCAGTTCCACCCGCACGGTGACAGCGCCATTTACGACGCGCTCGTTCGGCTTGTGCAGCCGTGGAGCCTCCGTTACCCGCTCGCACTTGGCCAGGGAAACTTCGGTTCGCCCGGTAACGATGGCGCTGCTGCCCCCCGGTATACCGAGACCAAGATGGCGCCCCTTGCCCTCGAAATGGTTCGCGACATCGACGAAGATACCGTTGATTTCCAGGACAACTACGACGGTCGCACGCAAGAGCCTGCGGTGCTGCCAAGCCGCTTCCCCAACCTGCTGGTCAACGGATCCGTTGGTATTGCGGTTGGAATGGCTACCAACATCCCACCACACAACCTGCGTGAGGTCTCAGAGGGTGCCCTGTGGCACCTTGCGAACCCGGAGGCGAGCCGCGACGAGCTGCTTGATGCTCTCATGGAGCGCATCAAGGGACCAGACTTCCCAACGGGAGCCCAGATCCTTGGCACACAGGGCATCAAGGATGCCTACACCACGGGCCGCGGCTCGATCACGATGCGTGCCGTTGTTAGCGTTGAAGAACTGCAAAACCGCACGTGTCTTGTCATCACCGAGCTGCCATATCAGGTCAACCCTGACAACCTGGCGATCAAGATTGCCGACCTTGTCAAGGACGGCAAGATCGGTGGCATCGCCGACATTCGCGACGAGACGAGTGGTCGCACCGGCCAGCGCCTCGTGATTGTGCTCAAGCGCGACGCGGTTGCCAAGGTTGTACTGAACAACCTGTACAAGCACACGCAGCTGCAAGAAAACTTTGGCGCCAACATGCTCGCGATTGTGGATGGCGTGCCTCGCACCCTGCCCATCGACGGCTTTATCACCGCCTGGGTTGCCCACCAGATCGTAGTGATCGTTCGCCGCACGAAGTTCCGACTTCGCAAGGCTGAAGAACGCATGCACATCCTGCGCGCGTATCTCAAGGCGTTGGATGCGCTCGACGAGGTTATTGCCCTCATCCGCCGCTCCCCCACCGTTGAGGAAGCCCGCGACGGACTTATGGACCTGCTCAAGGTTGACGAGCTGCAGGCCCGCGCAATCCTCGACCTCCAGCTGCGCCGACTGGCCGCTCTTGAGCACCAGAAGATCGTTGAAGAAGCCACGGAGCTTGAAGAAAAGATCAAGGAATACAACCACATCCTTGAGACGCCGGCTCGCCAGCGCGAGATCGTGAGCGAAGAGCTCACCGAGATCGTTGAGCGTTTTGGCGACGATCGCCGCACCGAAATCATGATGGGTTACGGCGGCGACATGTCGATCGAGGACCTCATCCCTGAAGAGGAGATGGTGGTGACGGTGACGCGTGGTGGCTACGTCAAGCGCACGCGCAGCGACAACTATCGCAGCCAGCACCGCGGCGGCAAGGGCGTCAAGGGCGCCCAACTGCGCGCTGACGATATCGTTGAGCACTTCTTCGTGACCACAACGCACCACTGGCTGCTGTTCTTCACCAACTCTGGCCGCGTATACCGCGCAAAGACCTACGAGATCCCAGAGGGCGGCCGCGACGCGAAGGGTCAGCACGTCGCAAACCTTCTTGCACTGCAGCCCGACGAGCAGATTACGCAGATTCTTGACATTCCAAACTACGAGGCCGCGCAGTACCTGCTGCTCGCGACCCGTGATGGACTCGTGAAGAAGACTGCACTCACCGAGTACGACACCAACCGCTCCGGTGGCATTATCGCCATCAAGCTTCGCGAGGGCGACGAGCTCGTTTCTGCCCTGCTGGCTAACGACGATTCGGACATCCTGCTGGTGTCGCGTAAGGGCATGTCGATTCGCTTCACGGCAAACGACACCGCCCTTCGCCCGATGGGCCGCTCAACGAGTGGCGTTCGGGGCATGGGATTCCGTGAGGGCGATCACCTGCTCGATGCCAGCCCGGTTGCCGACGACGCCTTTGTGTTTGTGGTTACCGAGGGTGGATACGCCAAGCGCACGTCAGTAGACGAATACCGTGTCCAGAACCGCGGCGGCTTCGGCGTGAAGGTTGCAAAGCTCGACGAAAACCGTGGCGACCTTGTTGGCGGTCTCATCGTCGACGAGACCGACGAGGTCTTGGTTGTGCTCGCGAGTGGTAAAGTTGTGCGCTCTGCGGTTGCTGAGGTTCCCGCAAAGGGCCGAAACACCATGGGCGTCGTGTTTGCGAGATTCCCAGACAACGATCGTATTATTGGAATCGCTCGAAATTCAGAACGTAATCTCGAGACCGAAGATGCCGATGCTGAAGACGCCGAGGGTGGCCCAGCAACGGATGCAACAGAGAAGGACGTAACGGATGAGCAATAGTGTCGCTGATAAGCTCGCGCATAAATCCCGCAAGAAGGCGCCAGCCAAGCAGGTTCGACTCAAGCTCGTCTACGTAGACTTCTGGTCTGCGGTCAAGTTTTCGTTCCTCCTGTCCCTGAGCGCGGCCATCATCATGGTCGTTGCGACGTTCCTCGTCTATATGGTGCTGAGCCAGACGGGAATTTTTGACAAGGTCAACGAGCTGTTCATGGAGATCGTCTCAGGAGACGAATACAACCTCATGAGCTTCCTTGGACTCGCGCAGGTGATGGGATTTGCCATCATCGTTGCTGTTCTTAACACAATTGTTGGAACAGCTCTCGGTGCAGTTTCCGCCGTAATCTACAACCTCATTGTGAAGATTACGGGCGGATTCCAGCTGGGATTCACCAGCAGCTAAAAAAGTTTTCCCCTAGAAATTCCGCGGTTTTTCGCAGAGTTGCTGTCTCGATTGTGACTTCTGCGAAAAATCCGGTAATGTTTCTTCGTGGTCAACGGGGCTATAGCTCAGGTGGTTAGAGCGCTTCACTGATAATGAAGAGGTCCCAGGTTCAAGTCCTGGTAGCCCCACAGAGTGTGTATGATAGAACGGTTGCGTTCTTGAAATGCGGCTCACCCGTAAGGGGCCTTAACTCAGTTGGTAGAGTGCCTGCTTTGCAAGCAGGATGTCAGGAGTTCGATTCTCCTAGGCTCCACAGGAAAGAAACAGAAACCCCGCCCAAGTGGCGGGGTTTCTGCGTATGCGGCCTCAGCGCTTGTGGCCCCTGTTGGCGCCCCATGTAGTGGCCCCATGCTGGCGGCCTCCTGTGTTAGTCACCCCTTGTTGGTGGCCCCTGTTTAGTCGCCCCCATGTTCGAGTCACTCCCCACCACCCAGAACATTCCACCACCCGCAATCGACGGCGGGAAATCCACCCTATTTTTCGCGGAGGGCGGTGGATTTCCCGCCGCCGATCGTCAACCGCAATGGTTGGGTCAGGGGGAGCATGATGTTGTGTGTCCTTGGGGGTTACAGGCATGCGTATGGAATTACTGGATGGGGGCTGGCACCGCATGGGCATCCTATAAAAACGACTGGGTGGTGATCGTTGGACACAACACTCCCCACACCTGGCGCGTACGGCGCATTTGGCGCATTAAACGACTGAACCCACCCCGGAGGGTGGGTTCAGTTCTAAAACTCGCTCAGGCGGCGATTTACGAGTTCTACTCGCGCGTGCCGCCGACGTTGAGGTCTATTCGGCGTCGTCGGCCGCGATCCAGAGCTCATCATCAGCGCGGAAGGTCTGCCACAGGGCATAGCCAACACCAACAGCCGCGGCGACGCCGAGTCCGATGGCGAAGAAGCTTCCTGCTGAGCGGCGCTTCGGCTGCTTGACCTTGAGGCCGGCGCGATCGCCAAGCTTCACAAGGCTGTCGGAGGCGCGACGAGCGCGGGGGCTGTCTGCAGCCTCGAGCGCATTTACTGCGCTGATGAGGGCGGCCGTCACAGCGGGTGCCGCGGTGCGACGGATGGTCTCCGCTGCCTGGCGTGCGCTGCGAACGCCCCGATCGACCGTTGGTCGAACGGTGTCATACGCTTCGTTGACCTTTGGGGCAACGTATTCGTCTGACAGGTGTTTTGCTTGAACGCCTGCTTCGAGCATGACGTCCTTTGCACGATCGAGAACAATCTTCTGATCGTTGAGTACGTCTTCTGCGTACGACTTGAGCTTCTTAAGTTCGCGTTTGCGCTTGCGTGAGAGCGACACAGTGGGTTCCTCCGCTTCTAATCGGCGCTTGTTGATGGGCATCTACGCCTAATAATTCAACGCTACACCGAATCACGTCCTCATGGCATCAGCGTCGCCATGCTCTTTGCGCACTCCCACCGTGTTCACACCCTGATTGCCCGTTTTCTCGTTTGGTGCAAACAAAGTCGCCAACGGGATGTTCGCTGACAGGTGATCGCCGCCCAGCGTCGAGACCGGCATTTGTCCGGGTCCGCAAGTAGAATCGAGCCATGGCTCAACACACTGCAGTAGCAACCCTCGACACTAACCACGGCACGATTGTCATCAACCTGT from Lysinibacter cavernae harbors:
- a CDS encoding DUF721 domain-containing protein, whose product is MSNQQLPGEENAPHRSDDDTVPAARPSTSVPAHDDDEPTRLYLHLKEVWSGRRQQKRRNARTIDPSDSVPFGKGRDPHSLGSTLGNLTDQLGWSPQLSQSEVLLGWPAVVGPELADHATAVDLADGVLMVQCDSTAWATQLRLMRSNILERLANEYPDAKVESIRFIGPDVPSWKHGFRSVPGRGPRDTYG
- the gyrB gene encoding DNA topoisomerase (ATP-hydrolyzing) subunit B, whose amino-acid sequence is MSPEAKPDQTENEYGAGDIQVLEGLEAVRKRPGMYIGSTGPRGLHHLVYEIVDNSVDEALAGHCDHIEITILKDGAVRVVDNGRGIPVDIHPVEKKSTVEVVLTILHAGGKFGGGGYAVSGGLHGVGSSVVNALSTNLEVEVRRQGNVYRQRFSIGVPDAPLEKGEASDETGTTITFWPSPDIFETVEFDYDTLRNRFQQMAFLNKGLRISLSDERVVEVEEGEEEPKPRSDVFHYEKGLVDYVEFLNKAKRADIVNEEIISFELEDPEKKIALEVAMQWTTSYTESVHTYANTINTHEGGTHEEGFRAALTTLVNKYAREKNILREKDDNLSGDDVREGLTAVVSIKLGEPQFEGQTKTKLGNTEAKAFVQKVTGDQLGDWFGRNPIAAKEIIRKAVQAATARMAARKARETARRKGLLEGGGMPGKLKDCQSKDPSISEIFIVEGDSAGGSAVQGRNPETQAILPLRGKILNVEKARLDRALGNAEVQAMITAFGAGIGDEFDPEKARYHKIVLMADADVDGQHITTLLLTLLFRYMRPLIDQGYVYLAQPPLYRLKWSNAEHEYVYSDEERDDRLVKGQAAGRRIPKDNGIQRYKGLGEMDYKELWETTMAPETRTLLQVTLDDAVAADTIFSTLMGEDVESRRTFIQQNAKDVRFLDI
- the gyrA gene encoding DNA gyrase subunit A; the protein is MAEEITAAHDHGKINQVDLQLEMQRSYLDYAMSVIVGRALPEVRDGLKPVHRRVIYAMYDGGYRPDRAFSKCARVVGDVMGQFHPHGDSAIYDALVRLVQPWSLRYPLALGQGNFGSPGNDGAAAPRYTETKMAPLALEMVRDIDEDTVDFQDNYDGRTQEPAVLPSRFPNLLVNGSVGIAVGMATNIPPHNLREVSEGALWHLANPEASRDELLDALMERIKGPDFPTGAQILGTQGIKDAYTTGRGSITMRAVVSVEELQNRTCLVITELPYQVNPDNLAIKIADLVKDGKIGGIADIRDETSGRTGQRLVIVLKRDAVAKVVLNNLYKHTQLQENFGANMLAIVDGVPRTLPIDGFITAWVAHQIVVIVRRTKFRLRKAEERMHILRAYLKALDALDEVIALIRRSPTVEEARDGLMDLLKVDELQARAILDLQLRRLAALEHQKIVEEATELEEKIKEYNHILETPARQREIVSEELTEIVERFGDDRRTEIMMGYGGDMSIEDLIPEEEMVVTVTRGGYVKRTRSDNYRSQHRGGKGVKGAQLRADDIVEHFFVTTTHHWLLFFTNSGRVYRAKTYEIPEGGRDAKGQHVANLLALQPDEQITQILDIPNYEAAQYLLLATRDGLVKKTALTEYDTNRSGGIIAIKLREGDELVSALLANDDSDILLVSRKGMSIRFTANDTALRPMGRSTSGVRGMGFREGDHLLDASPVADDAFVFVVTEGGYAKRTSVDEYRVQNRGGFGVKVAKLDENRGDLVGGLIVDETDEVLVVLASGKVVRSAVAEVPAKGRNTMGVVFARFPDNDRIIGIARNSERNLETEDADAEDAEGGPATDATEKDVTDEQ
- the recF gene encoding DNA replication/repair protein RecF (All proteins in this family for which functions are known are DNA-binding proteins that assist the filamentation of RecA onto DNA for the initiation of recombination or recombinational repair.); the protein is MRVTHLSVADYRNYVTAELALRPGPNLLVGRNGQGKTNLVEAIGYFSTLTSHRVSGDQALIRKGCDSAIVRMRIAHLERDVLLELQINRSGANRAQVNRGPSKPRELPRYFSSILFAPEDLSIVRGDPSLRRRFMDERIIADSPRMISVLSDYDRVVKQRNTLLKSARATGMKADQLSTLDVWDERLVALGSEIIDARTALIRELADPVRRAYEHIAHDDHSPTLTIIRSIDGAIDSDGQSGSASSQASSIQPPTNLAVQTTADRFRAALRELRSKEIDRAITLVGPHRDDLFLELNGLPVKGYASHGESWSYALALRLASAQRVRERSNTGDPVLILDDVFAELDVRRRERLLSAISTYEQVIVTAAVADDVPDGFTWNTVHIHGGSILESAHEGMRPQQIGQPAGSAAAASTIIGDPTVESQ
- a CDS encoding DNA/RNA helicase, which translates into the protein MSLSRKRKRELKKLKSYAEDVLNDQKIVLDRAKDVMLEAGVQAKHLSDEYVAPKVNEAYDTVRPTVDRGVRSARQAAETIRRTAAPAVTAALISAVNALEAADSPRARRASDSLVKLGDRAGLKVKQPKRRSAGSFFAIGLGVAAAVGVGYALWQTFRADDELWIAADDAE
- a CDS encoding DUF3566 domain-containing protein, whose translation is MSNSVADKLAHKSRKKAPAKQVRLKLVYVDFWSAVKFSFLLSLSAAIIMVVATFLVYMVLSQTGIFDKVNELFMEIVSGDEYNLMSFLGLAQVMGFAIIVAVLNTIVGTALGAVSAVIYNLIVKITGGFQLGFTSS